AATGGGATTTATATAATGCAGTTATTGTTTCAGAATATACCGGAATAATATCTTATCAGAATTTAGAACAAGGTTTATCTTTTCAAGTAGAAATAGATGAACAAACTGGATTTCAAGAAAAAGTTATTACAGAAGTAAGAAATAAAAATTTAATACCAACATTAAAAATTCTTGATAATAAAAATAAAGAATTGAAAGTTTATAATCTACCGGTAGGTTCTCATTTAATGGTAGAAGATGAAGAAAAAATAGAAGTAGGAAAAATTTTGGTTAAAGTTCCTAGAAGAACTGCTAAATCTGGTGATATTACAGGAGGATTACCTCGATTATCAGAATTATTCGAAGCCCGTAATCCTTCTAATCCAGCTGTAGTATCAGAAATGGATGGAATAGTTAGTCATGGAAAAATAAAAAGAGGAAATAGAGAAATTATTGTTGAATCTAAAACAGGTGATATAAAAAAATACCTTGTGAAACTTTCTAATCAAATTCTTGTTCAAGAAAATGATTATGTTAAAGCGGGGATGGCTTTATCAGATGGTGCTGTAACACCTAATGATATTTTAAATATAAGAGGTCCTAGAGCTGTTCAAGAATATTTAATTAGAGAGATACAGGAAGTTTATCGATTACAAGGTGTAAAAATTAATGATAAACATTTTGAAATTATTGTTTTACAAATGATGCGAAAGATCGAAGTTATAGATATAGGAGATACTAGATTTTTAGAAGGAAATATTGAGTATAAAGATGATTTTATAGAAGAAAATGATAGAATTTCTCAAATGAGAGTTATTGAAAATTCAGGAGATTCTGAAAATTTTAAATCTGGAGAGATAATTAGTTATAGAGATTTTAGAAATGAGAATGCAGTTTTAAAATATAAAAAAAAGAAATTGATAAAAACTAGAAATGCTATTCCTGCTACCGGAAGACCTATATTACAAGGAATTACAAGATCTGCTTTACAAACTAAATCTTTTATATCTGCAGCATCTTTTCAGGAGACTACTAAGGTTTTAAGTGAAGCTGCTATAAGTAGTAAAACTGATTATTTATCTGGATTAAAAGAAAATGTTATTGTAGGGCATAAAATACCTGCAGGAACTGGGTTAAAAGAATATGAAAATATTTTATCAGAAATTTTATAATTTAATTTTTTTTATTATTATCATTAATTTTTTTCCATTGATCTTTAATGGATACTGTTTTATGAAAAATTAATTTTTTATTGTATTTATTCGTTGTAGTTACATAAAAATATCCAATTCTTTGGAATTGAAAATGATCTCCTTTTTTAGCTTTATGAAGAAATGGTTCTGCATAAGCTATAATTTTATCTATTGATTTTGGATTGATATATTTATTGAAATTTTTATCTGTTGATTTTAGATTGATATATTTATTGAAATTTTTATCTATTTTTTTTATTAAAAAAAGAGATTTATATATATGTATTTTTATAGGAATAGAATGTTGTATAGAAACCCAATGTAAAGTACTTTTTATTTTTCTTTTTGTTTGACTTTTTTTCTCCTTACCAGATTTACTTGTAGGATCGTAAGTACAGTGTACTTCTATTATTTCTCCATTAGAATTTTTGATTGTTGAATTTGCTTTAATAATATAAGCATTTTTAAGTCTTACTTCACAACCAATGGAAAGTCTAAAAAATTCTTTTCTTTTTTTTTCTAAAAAATCATTTTTTTCAATATATAAATATTTAGAAAAAGGAATTTTTCTACTTCCAAATTTTGGATCTTCTGGATTGTTTTTTGCATCAACCCATTCTATTTTTTTTGAAGAATAATTATCAATAATTAATTTAATTGGATTTAAAACCACCATTACTCTAGTAGAGATTTTATTTAAATGTTCTCTAATTTTAAATTTTAAAAGAGATATATCAATAATATTATTTCTTTTGGAAATTCCTATTTTTTGTATAAAATTTTTTATTGCTATAGCTGTATAACCTCTATGACGTAATCCAGATATTGTACAAATCCGAGGATCTTTCCAAGATTGTATGATTTTTTTATTTATTAAAAATTGTATTTGTCTTTTACTAGTTATAGAATAGTTTAAATTTAATCTTGAAAATTCTATTTGTTTAGGTCTTATTTTATTTTTTTCAACGATTTGATCCAAATACCAATTATATAAAGGACGCCTATTTTCAAATTCTAATGAGCATAAAGAATGTGATATTTGTTCAATATAATCACATAGCCCATGTGTCCAATCATAAGTTGGATAAATACACCATTTATTTTTGGTACGATGATGTGTTTTTTTCAAAATTCTATACATAATTGGATCTCGCATATTCATATTTGAGGAACTCATGTCTATTTTTGCTCTTAGTACACATGTTTTTTCTTCAAAAAATCCTTTTTTCATTTTTTCAAATAAATATAAATTTTCATTTATAGATCTATTTCTATAATTGCTATTTATTCCAGATTCAAAAGGAGTTTTTCTTTGAATTTGAATAATATTTTTAGGTAGATTATCTACATAAGCTTTATTATTTTTAATAAGTTCTATAGCCCATTCATAAAGTTGTTGAAAATAGTTTGAAGCATAATATTCCTGATCCCATTTAAACCCTAAAAATTTTATATCTTTTTTGATAGAATCTATAAATTTTATTTTTTCTCCAATAGGATTTGTATCATCAAATCTCAAATTTACTGGAGCATTATACTTTTTCCCTAATTCAAAATTGAGATAAATAGCTTTAACATGTCCTATATGAAGATATCCATTTGGTTCTGGTGGGAATCTAAATCTTATTTTTTTAGTAGAAAATCCATTTTTTATATCTTCTTCTATAATTTTTTCAATAAAATGTAATTGTGATTCTATTATAATAATAATTAAATACCCAATAAATTTAATTTTTTTTTTCTAAAAAATCTATTTTTGTTATATAAATAAAATTTTATACTAGTGAATTACTCTGAAACTATTAAATGGATTTTTAATCGTCTTCCAAGTTATCAAAATATTGGATTAAAATCATATAAACCAGGTTTAAAAAGAATAAAAACTTTTTGTTCTTATTTAGGAAATCCTCAAAGTTATTTTAAAAGTATTCATGTAGGAGGAACAAATGGAAAAGGATCTACAGTACATATGTTATCTTCGATTTTTCAAGAAGAAAAATATAATATAGGATTATTCACTTCACCTCATTTAATAGATTTTAGAGAGAGAATATGCTATAATGGATATTATATAGAAAAAGATTTTATTATAGATTTTATTAAAAAAAATAAAAAAATTATTGAAAAAGAAAAAATATCCTTTTTTGAAATGAATACTGCTTTGGCTTTTCAATATTTTAAAGAAAAAAAAGTTTATATAGCTATAATTGAAGTAGGAATGGGTGGGCGTTTAGATTCTACTAATATAATAGATCCTGAAATATCAGTGATTACTAATATTAGTGAAGATCATACAGAATCTCTTGGAGAAAATAGATTGAAAATTGCTTTAGAAAAAGCAGGTATTATAAAAAAAAATAAATCAGTTGTAATTGGAAATAAAATATCTAATGATATACGATTTATTTTTTTAAAAGAATCATTTAAAAAAAATTCTCCTATATATTTTTCAGAAAATATAAAAGACTATCCCAAATATAAAATTCCATTTGAAGCAAAATATCAAAATTTAAATAAAATTATTGTATTAAAAACTATAGATATTTTAAATAAAAGAAAAAATATCATTATTTCGAATAAATCTATAGAAAATGGATTAAAAAATGTTATTAAAAATACTCATTTTAAAGGACGTTGGCAGATATTACAGTATAATCCAAAAATTATTTGTGATATTGCTCATAATGAAGGTGGTTTTATTATGATAAAGAATCAATTGAAAAAAGAATCATACGAAAATTTACATTTAATATTAGGGTTTGTAAAAGAAAAAAAAGTAGAAAAATTATTAAAATATTTTTCTAATGAAGATTTTTATTATTTTTGTCAACCAAATATAGAAAGAAAATTTCCTATTGATAACTTAAAAAAATTGGTAAAAAAAAATTTTAAAAATTATAGAAAAATATATTTTTTTTCTTCTGTAAAAAAAGCTTATTCATACGCTAAATTAAAATCAAAAAAAAAAGATTTGATTTTAATAAGTGGAAGTACTTTTATTGTTTCTGAAGCTCTAATTCTAAATTTTTCCTTAAATTTGTAAAAAATAGTATTGTATTATAATATAAAGGGCAATTAGCTCAGTTTGGTTTAGAGCATCTGTTTTACAAGCAGGGGGTCACTGGTTCAAATCCAGTATTGCCCACTTTATTTAAAATAAAAGATAATATTTTATCTTTTTCTTTGGGATTAAACCATGTAATGGAAGTGTCTTTTCTATACCATGTTAATTGTCTCTTTGCATATTTTCTGGTATTTTTTTTTATTTCTTCTGAAATTTCTGAAATAGAATATTTTTTTTTAGAAAAAAAACTAAAAATTTCTTTATATCCTATAGTATTTAGACTATTTAGATATCTATAAGGATAATATTTTTTTGCTTCTTCTAATAATCCATTTTGGATCATTTTTTCTACTCTATTATTTATTCGAAAATAAATTTCATCTCTTGATAAAATTAATCCTATTTTTATAACCGTAAAATTGTTTAAATATTTTTTTTTAAAGAAAAAAATAGGAGGGTAACCTGTAGATTGAAATATTTCTAAATATCGTATCAAACGTCTTGGATTATTAATATCTAAATAATTAGGTATTTTTCCATATTTTTGAACTTTTTTTTGTAAAAAAAGGATTCCTTTTTTTTTGAAATTAAAAATTAAATTATTTCTAATATTTAAATCGATATTTGGAATATTAGATAATCCATTTATTACCGCTTTTTCATATAAACCGGATCCTCCTACCATGATTAAAATAGTATATTTATGAAATAATTTTTTTATTTTTTCACGAGATTCTATCTCAAAATATTTTGCATTGTAAATTTGATGAATAGTTAAATGCCCTATAAAATGATGAGGAATTAATTTAAGGTCTTCCATAGTTGGCATAGAAGTACCTATTTTTAGTTCTTTATAAAATTGTCTAGAATCACAAGATAAAATTTCCGTTTTCAATTTTTTTGCTAAAAAAATTGAAATAGATGTTTTTCCGATACTTGTTGGACCTAAAATAAAAATGAGAAAACGATTTTTCAATTTTTAATTTCAGAATATTTAGATAATTTTTTAAACATCCAATAATCTACTATAACTAAAGCTGTCATAGATTCTACAATAGGAATTGCACGAGGTAGAACACATGGATCATGTCTTCCTTTCCCTTCTATAATTGAAATATTTCCATATTTATCTATAGTTTTTTGTTTTTTCATAATAGTTGCTACAGGTTTAAAAGCTATTTTAAAATAAATATCCATTCCATTTGATATTCCACCTTGAATTCCTCCAGATAAATTAGTTTTAGTAGTCCCGTCAACATTAAATAAATCATTATGTTTAGATCCGGTTAATTTAGAACCAAAAAAACCACTACCATATTCAAATCCTTTTACAGCATTAATTGAAAGCATTGCTTTTGCTAATTCAGCATGTAATTTATCAAAAATAGGTTCTCCAATTCCTGATGAAACATTTTTTATTACACAAGTAATAGTTCCTCCTATAGTATCCCCCATTTTTTTAGTTTTATGAATTAATGATAACATTTTTTTTTCTGTATATGAATCTGGACATCTAATAGGTGAATTTTCTATATTTTTTTCAGATAAATCAAGATCTTGATAAGATTTATTTATTTCAATATTTCCTACAGAAGAAACATAAGATATTATCTGAATATCTTTTATTAATTGTTTAGCAATAGATCCAGCTACAACTCTGCATATTGTTTCACGAGCAGAAGATCTACCACCTCCTCTATAATCTCTTATTCCATACTTTTTTTCATATGTAAAATCTGAATGAGAAGGACGATATATATTTTTGATATGTTTATAATCTTCAGATTTATGATCTTTATTATCAATGATAAAACCGATAGGAGTCCCTGTCGTTATTCCATCTAAAATACCTGAAAGAAAATTGACTTGATCAGGTTCATTTCTTTGAGTTACAATAGATGATTGACCAGGTCTTCTACGATTTAATTCTTTTTGAATTTTTTCAAAATTTAATTTTAATCCTGCTGGACATCCATCAATAATTCCTCCTAAAGAAATTCCATGACTTTCTCCAAAAGTAGTAATTCGAAATAAATTTCCAAAAATATTACCAGCCATAAATTAATATATAAAAAATTTTAATTTTTTATTTCTATAGAAAGAGGTCTTCCAAAATGATTGATTCTACTCATTCCTGTTAATATTTTATTTTGATAACGTTTTTCTACTTCAAATAAAGAAAAATTTGATAAAATTTCTATATGTCCAATATTAATACGTGAATTATTATTAACTATTTGGTTAATTAAGTTAATTAATCTTAATTTTGTTAAATTATCTTTGGATCCTATATTTAAAAAAAGTTTTGAAAAAGATTCTTTTTTTAATTTTTTGGATTTAAAAAAAGATCCTTTTTTTAATTTTTTTGTATAGAAAAAAGAGGAATTAGATTTAGATGAAAAAATGATATTAAGATCTTTAGAATTTTTATAGGAAGAAATAAAACGATTAAATTCTATCCAAGAAAAACGTTTTATTAATTCTTCTTTATCAAAAGATTCTAATTTTTTTTTTATTTTAGGAAAAAATGGAATCATTGATTGTTCATCAACTACTACTTTTTTTACTTTTTCTATAAAATAGAGGAATTGTTTTTCACAAATTTCTTTTCCAGAAGGGATCATAGTTCGTTCAAAAGTTTTTCCAATTTTTTTTTCGAATTCTCGTAAATTTTTAGTTTCATTAGAATGAATAATACAAACGGAAATACCTGTATTTCCAGCTCTTCCCGTTCGACCACTTCTATGCACATAAATTTCATTTTCATCTGGAAGATTATAGTTTATAACATGAGTAATATCATTTACGTCTATTCCTCTAGCAGCAACATCTGTTGCTACAAGTAATTGTAAATTTTTTTTTCTAAATCTATTCATAACAGATTCACGTTGTGCTTGTGATAAATCTCCATAAATAGCATCTGCATTATAACCATCTTGTATTAAAGATTCTGCTATTTCTTTAGTATTTTTTCTAGTTCTACAAAATATAATTCCATAAATTTCTGGATGGATATCTACGATACGTTTTAATGCTAAATATTTATTTGAATTACTTACTATGTAGTAAATATGTTTGACATCATCAGAACAAATATTTCTTTTTCCTGTAATAATTTCTTTAGGTTCTATTAAATAAGAATGTGCTATTACATTCATATATTTAGACATTGTAGCTGAAAATAATAAACTTTGTCTTTTTTTTGGTAATTTTAAAATAATAGAATCTAATTCTTCTTTAAATCCCATATTCAACATTTCATCTGCTTCATCAAGTATTAAATATTTAATATGAGATAAATATAATTGATTTCTTCGAATTAAATCAATAATTCTACCTGGTGTACCTACAATTATATGATTACTTTTTTTTAATGATTTTATTTGATTATCTATGCTAACTCCACCATATAATGAAATAATTTTTATTAGTGAAATATATTTTGAAAAACTTAAAAGATCACGTGTAATCTGAATACATAATTCTCTTGTTGGACATAATATCAATGCTTGTGGGTAACGAATCTCTAAATTTATTTTTTGTATAATAGGTAATCCAAAAGCTGCAGTTTTTCCAGTTCCTGTTTGAGCTAATGCTATTATATCTTTTTCAGATTCTAATAAAAATGGAATTACTTTTTTTTGTATAGGAGTAGGAGATTTGAATCCAATATCTTCTATAGCTTGAATAATTTTATCGTTTAAAAAATTGTATTCTTTAAAGGTTTTCATCAACGAAATAAATTAATAAAAATAAATACATTATTATTACTTTTTATATCACAAATATAGATATTTAATTGTTAATGATTACTTAATGAGTTTATTATTTAAAATCTAGATTAGAAGTTTTATATTTTTCTTGTTTTTTTATAAGTCTTTTAGTTATAGTCTCATATCTTATTATCAAAAGCATAGATGATAAAGTAATCCCTATTCCTAATCCTATCCATACACCTTGACCACCCATTTTAAAATATATGGAAAATAACCATTCTATAGGCAATGCAATAATCCAATAAGAAAAAAAACTTATCCACATAGGAACATTAACATCTTGTATCCCTCTTAATGCTCCAATAATTATTCCTTGTATTCCATCAGATATTTGAAAAACACTAGCAATTATAATCATTTTTTTTGCTAGATAAATGACTTCATAATCATTTTTAATATATAAATAAGGAATATAATTTCGAAAAAAGAAAAATATAAGACTACATATTAACATAAATATTATTCCCATAATTATAACCGACCATCCTATTTTTCTTAATTCATAATAATTTTTTAAAGCTAATTGATTCCCTATTCTAATTGTTGCAGATACGGAAAATCCTGTACTAAGAAGAAAAGTTGAGGAGACAAGATTAAGAACTATTTGATGTGCAGCTAATTCTTTTATTCCACATTTTCCAGATATAAAAGAAGAGATAGAAAAAGCACTTAT
The nucleotide sequence above comes from Blattabacterium clevelandi. Encoded proteins:
- the glnS gene encoding glutamine--tRNA ligase; this translates as MIIESQLHFIEKIIEEDIKNGFSTKKIRFRFPPEPNGYLHIGHVKAIYLNFELGKKYNAPVNLRFDDTNPIGEKIKFIDSIKKDIKFLGFKWDQEYYASNYFQQLYEWAIELIKNNKAYVDNLPKNIIQIQRKTPFESGINSNYRNRSINENLYLFEKMKKGFFEEKTCVLRAKIDMSSSNMNMRDPIMYRILKKTHHRTKNKWCIYPTYDWTHGLCDYIEQISHSLCSLEFENRRPLYNWYLDQIVEKNKIRPKQIEFSRLNLNYSITSKRQIQFLINKKIIQSWKDPRICTISGLRHRGYTAIAIKNFIQKIGISKRNNIIDISLLKFKIREHLNKISTRVMVVLNPIKLIIDNYSSKKIEWVDAKNNPEDPKFGSRKIPFSKYLYIEKNDFLEKKRKEFFRLSIGCEVRLKNAYIIKANSTIKNSNGEIIEVHCTYDPTSKSGKEKKSQTKRKIKSTLHWVSIQHSIPIKIHIYKSLFLIKKIDKNFNKYINLKSTDKNFNKYINPKSIDKIIAYAEPFLHKAKKGDHFQFQRIGYFYVTTTNKYNKKLIFHKTVSIKDQWKKINDNNKKN
- a CDS encoding bifunctional folylpolyglutamate synthase/dihydrofolate synthase, producing the protein MNYSETIKWIFNRLPSYQNIGLKSYKPGLKRIKTFCSYLGNPQSYFKSIHVGGTNGKGSTVHMLSSIFQEEKYNIGLFTSPHLIDFRERICYNGYYIEKDFIIDFIKKNKKIIEKEKISFFEMNTALAFQYFKEKKVYIAIIEVGMGGRLDSTNIIDPEISVITNISEDHTESLGENRLKIALEKAGIIKKNKSVVIGNKISNDIRFIFLKESFKKNSPIYFSENIKDYPKYKIPFEAKYQNLNKIIVLKTIDILNKRKNIIISNKSIENGLKNVIKNTHFKGRWQILQYNPKIICDIAHNEGGFIMIKNQLKKESYENLHLILGFVKEKKVEKLLKYFSNEDFYYFCQPNIERKFPIDNLKKLVKKNFKNYRKIYFFSSVKKAYSYAKLKSKKKDLILISGSTFIVSEALILNFSLNL
- the miaA gene encoding tRNA (adenosine(37)-N6)-dimethylallyltransferase MiaA; the encoded protein is MKNRFLIFILGPTSIGKTSISIFLAKKLKTEILSCDSRQFYKELKIGTSMPTMEDLKLIPHHFIGHLTIHQIYNAKYFEIESREKIKKLFHKYTILIMVGGSGLYEKAVINGLSNIPNIDLNIRNNLIFNFKKKGILFLQKKVQKYGKIPNYLDINNPRRLIRYLEIFQSTGYPPIFFFKKKYLNNFTVIKIGLILSRDEIYFRINNRVEKMIQNGLLEEAKKYYPYRYLNSLNTIGYKEIFSFFSKKKYSISEISEEIKKNTRKYAKRQLTWYRKDTSITWFNPKEKDKILSFILNKVGNTGFEPVTPCL
- the aroC gene encoding chorismate synthase, with product MAGNIFGNLFRITTFGESHGISLGGIIDGCPAGLKLNFEKIQKELNRRRPGQSSIVTQRNEPDQVNFLSGILDGITTGTPIGFIIDNKDHKSEDYKHIKNIYRPSHSDFTYEKKYGIRDYRGGGRSSARETICRVVAGSIAKQLIKDIQIISYVSSVGNIEINKSYQDLDLSEKNIENSPIRCPDSYTEKKMLSLIHKTKKMGDTIGGTITCVIKNVSSGIGEPIFDKLHAELAKAMLSINAVKGFEYGSGFFGSKLTGSKHNDLFNVDGTTKTNLSGGIQGGISNGMDIYFKIAFKPVATIMKKQKTIDKYGNISIIEGKGRHDPCVLPRAIPIVESMTALVIVDYWMFKKLSKYSEIKN
- a CDS encoding DEAD/DEAH box helicase, producing the protein MKTFKEYNFLNDKIIQAIEDIGFKSPTPIQKKVIPFLLESEKDIIALAQTGTGKTAAFGLPIIQKINLEIRYPQALILCPTRELCIQITRDLLSFSKYISLIKIISLYGGVSIDNQIKSLKKSNHIIVGTPGRIIDLIRRNQLYLSHIKYLILDEADEMLNMGFKEELDSIILKLPKKRQSLLFSATMSKYMNVIAHSYLIEPKEIITGKRNICSDDVKHIYYIVSNSNKYLALKRIVDIHPEIYGIIFCRTRKNTKEIAESLIQDGYNADAIYGDLSQAQRESVMNRFRKKNLQLLVATDVAARGIDVNDITHVINYNLPDENEIYVHRSGRTGRAGNTGISVCIIHSNETKNLREFEKKIGKTFERTMIPSGKEICEKQFLYFIEKVKKVVVDEQSMIPFFPKIKKKLESFDKEELIKRFSWIEFNRFISSYKNSKDLNIIFSSKSNSSFFYTKKLKKGSFFKSKKLKKESFSKLFLNIGSKDNLTKLRLINLINQIVNNNSRINIGHIEILSNFSLFEVEKRYQNKILTGMSRINHFGRPLSIEIKN